Part of the Planctomycetota bacterium genome, CCATTTGATGCGGAATTCCTTCAAGGCGCCGTAGAGTCGCTGCCGTCCGCCCTCGACGCTCATGAGGGGCGCTCCTCTTCCTTCGTCGTCTCGTTCGCGCCCTCATCAACGGATGCGGGCGCCTCGCCGGCGCCGCGCCGCATGCTGGTAGTCTTCTCGCTCTGCGCGATCTCATCCTCGAGCAGCTTGGTCAGATCGGGCGGCTCGCCGCGGACGTAGCGCTCGATCGACACCGCCATCTTGCCCAGCGCGACGATGGCCGCGGGCAGGTCGCGATCGTGCATCGCGGAGACCGCGGAGGTGCCCCCCTTGTAGAGCGCCTGCTCGCGGGGGAAGGCCTGGGCCCAGGTCCGGGTGCGGGCGGCGCGCTTCTCGGCATCTTCGAGCATCGCCTTCACCTTGGCCAGCGTCTTGCGCTCGTCCACGGTGCTGGGCTTGGAGTCCTTGCTGCTGACCACCGTCTCCTTGCGAAAGAGGGCGCTGCGGGCGTTGTTCAGGTCCTCGCGCAGGCGGTTGATGCGGTTGCGCCAATAGTTGACGCGGTCGTTCTGCAGCCAGGTCACCATGCGATCGACCTCGGTGTCGGCCTCGGAGAGCGCCAAGCCCACCTCCTCGCGGCAGCGGATGAAGGCGGCGCGGGTCCGCTCGAGCACGTCGATCGACTGGAGATTGGCCTGCTGCGGATCCATGGAGAGTCTCGGCGGTGCGGCGCCGTCAGCGCTGGTTCAGGTATTCCTCGATGCGCTCCGCCTTGCGGACCAGGAACGGGATGTGCGTGTCGCAGGCCTTGACAAACTTCTGCAGTGCCCGCATGGTCTGCTCGAACTCCTCGGAGAACTTCACCTGCTCCTGGTCGCGCCAAGTCTGCTGCAGTCCGCCCAGCGAGGCCCCGACGCGCGACATCTGAGTCTGCACGTCACTATTGAATTTCTTCAGGTCGGCGGCGAATCGACGGAGCTCGTTGGGATCGACAATTGCTTTGGCCATGGGTCACCTCTGGGCCAAGTGTACGCTTGGAGCGCCCATGGAAACGCGGAATTTGATCGACGGTCAGTGGAGGGAGTCCGTTTCGGGGCGGCGCTTCGAGGTCCGCAACCCCGCCACCGACGAGGTCATCGCCGCGGTGCCGATGTGTGGCGCGGCCGAGGCGCGGGCGGCGCTGGATTCCGCCTTTGCGTTCCAGCCCGAGTGGGAGGCCGAAGCGCCGGATCATCGCGCCGGCATCCTGGAGAGGACCGCGGCGCTGATGGCTGCCAAGCTGGATTCACTGGCCAACATCATCACTCTGGAATGCGGCAAGCCGCTGGCCGAGGCCCGCCTTGAAGTGCAGTACGCCGCGGATTATTTCTCCAGCGCCGCCCACGAAATCCGCATGCTCCGCGATGTCGAAGCGCCCCTGAAGCGGCCCGGCGTTCGCGGGGTCGTGCGGATGAGGGGCATCGGAGTCTGCGCTGCGATCACCCCCTGGAACTTTCCGCTGGCGATGCTGGCGCGCAAGGCGGCCCCCGCCCTGGCGGCCGGCTGCGTCCAACTGGCCAAACCCGCCGAGGAAACTCCGCTCTCCTCCTTTGCCCTGGCTGAGATTCTGCTTGAGAGCGAGCTGCCGCCGCGCTGCCTGCACGTGCTCACCGGCGAGCCGCGCGAGATCGCCGCGGCCTGGCTCGAGGATGGCCGTGTCCGCAAGCTCAGTTTCACCGGCAGCACCGAAACCGGGAGGATTCTTCTTGAGCAATCCGCCAAGCAACTGGTCCGCTGCTCGATGGAGCTCGGTGGTCACGCGGCCTTCCTGGTGCTCGAGGACGCCGATCTGGACTTGGCCGTGCAGGGCGCCGTGCAAGCCAAGTTCCGCAACGCGGGCCAGACCTGCATCTGTCCGAACCGTTTCCTGGTGCATCACTCCATCGCCGGCGAGTTCGGCCGGCGCGTCGCGCTCGCCGCAGCAAGCCTGAAGGTCGCCCCGGGCATGGAGGAGGGTTCACAGATCGGACCGCTCATCAACGAAGCGGCCGTGGCCAAGGTCCGCTCCCATGTGGCGGACGCGATGGCTCGCGGCGGCAAGATCCTGTGCGGCGGAAAGACCGCGAAACTTCCCGACCGCCCCGATCGCTTTTTCCAGCCCACGGTGATCGCCGAATGCAATCCGGACATGCTCTGCTACCGCGAGGAGACCTTCGGCCCCGTGGTACCAATCATGGGCGTCGGTTCACCGAATGAGGCGATCGAGGTCGCGAATTCCAGCCCCTGGGGTCTTGCGGGCTATGTCTTCGGCGCTTCCGACACCGCGCGCCACGTCGCTGAGCAATTGCAGTGCGGCGTGATCGGCGTCAACGAAGCGGCACCCAGCAACGCCCGCGCTCCCTTCGGCGGTGTGAAGTGGAGCGGATTCGGCCGCGAAGGCGGCGTCTGGGGCCTGATGGAATATGTCGCCACGCAATATCTGGCGATTCGATCGCGGGAATAGGCGGCTCCGTCGAGAACCGCCTATTCCCCGCGTGCGCGTCAATCGTCGTCGTCGCTCTCGGCTTCATCCTTCAGCTTCACGGGAGTGCCGGCGGGATTGGCCAGGCGCTTGGCCATGACCGTCTTGCGGATCTCGTCCAGAAGCGTCAGGTTCTCCCGCAGGAAGAGCTTGGCGCCTTCGCGGCCCTGGCCCAAACGGGTCGGTCCGTAGCTGAACCACGAGCCGCTCTTCTCCACCACGCCCTCGTTCACCGCCATGTCCAGCACGTCGCCCGAGGTCGAGATGCCCTCGTCGAACATGATGTCAAACTCCGCCTCGCGGAATGGCGGGGCCATCTTGTTCTTGACCACCTTGGTCTTCACCCGGTTGCCGACGATGCGATCGCCTTCCTTGATCTGGCCGATCCGGCGAATGTCGATGCGGACCGAGGCGTAGAACTTGAGCGCGCGGCCGCCGGTCGTCGTCTCGGGACTGCCGAACATGACGCCGATTTTTTCGCGGAGCTGGTTGATGAACACCACGACGCAATCGCTCTTGGATATGGCGCCGGTCAGCTTGCGAAGAGCCTGGCTCATCAGGCGGGCCTGGAGCCCCATGTGGCTGTCGCCCATTTCGCCTTCAATCTCGGCCCGCGGAATCAGCGCCGCGACCGAGTCGATCACCACCATGTTGACGGCGTTGGAGCGGACCAGCATTTCGCAGATTTCCAGCGCCTGCTCGCCCGTGTCCGGTTGCGAAACGAGAATTTCATCCAGATTCACGCCGATGCGCTTCGCCCATGAGGGATCCAGCGCATGCTCGGCGTCGATGAACGCGGCCACGCCCCCTTCGCGCTGCGTGTTGGCGATGGCTGTGAGCGCCAGCGTGGTCTTTCCGCTGGACTCCGGCCCGAAGATCTCGACCACGCGTCCGCGCGGCAGTCCGCGTCCGCCCAGGGCGAGATCCAGGCTCAGCGCGCCGGTGGAGATGCCCTGGATCGGCGCAGGAAGATTGCCGTCGAGGCGCATGATGCTTCCCTTGCCATAGGCCTTCTCGATCTGGCCCATCGCCTGATCGATGGCTTTAAATCGGGCCTTCTGATCGCTGGATTCCTTGGCGCTCTCCTTGGCCGTGGAAGCCTTGTCGGACTTGGGTTCGGACTTCGACTCGATGACTTGCTTGGACATGCCTGGCCTTTCCGTTGCGCTGGCTCCGCCAATCGCTGCGGCGGGTTTCGCTGCTTGACGATTTGTAGCGGACTCGGGGCTCGACGCCACGGCCGCGCCTGGATTTCCTGACGAGATTCTCGAATTCCCCGTACCGGCGGCCGTGGCCGCGCGCGGATCCGACTTCGCGTCCTTGCCCGATCCGTTCATGACTCCGCCCTTTGCATCCGCTGCGACTGTGTTTGCTGAAACCATTGTGTCACCTTCCTTGGTCATTGTTTCTTTTTGAGAAACGAGTTTGAAACCGCCTGAACATTGATTTTCCCTCGCATCTGACCTGCTCCAATGCAGAATCATCTGTTCGGTATCTGATAGGTACCTGAATCCAATCGGCTCGTCAACCCTTTGTTCGGTAATTTTTAGGGTTGAATTCTTGCGTGAAATCTACCCCCCATTCAGTCGATTTCGAAAATGGCGGCCCTTTTTCCCTTAAGTCACAAAATTCGGCGTGGGCGGGCGGTAATCGGTCAGGTCGATGGTCTTGAACCACTCGATGGTGCGACGCAATCCATCATCCAGGGAAACCTTGGGCTCCCAACCGAGCGCCTTTTTTGCCAGCGAAATGTCCGGCTGCCGACGCGATGGATCGTCCGCGGGAAGCGGCCGGCCGGTGACGATCTTGGATTTCGTTCCCGTGATGGCGACGATTTTTTCCGCCAGCTGCTTCACCGTGAACTCGTTGGCGTTGCCCAGGTTCACCGGACCCGTGCATGCATCCGGCGCGTCCATCAGCTTCATCAGGCCCTCCACCAAGTCGTCGACATAGCAGAAGCTGCGGCTCTGGCTGCCATCACCGAAGAGTGTGATGTCCTGCCCCGCCACCGCCTGACGGATGAAGTTGCTCACCACGCGGCCGTCGAAGGGATGGATGCGCGGCCCGTAGGTGTTGAAGATGCGCGCCACGCGGATGGGCACCTTGTTGATCCGGTGGTAGTCGAAGAAGAGCGTCTCGGCGGCGCGCTTGCCCTCGTCGTAGCAGGCGCGCGGCCCGATCGGATTGACGTGTCCCCAATAGGTCTCCACCTGCGGATGGACCTTGGGATCGCCGTAGACCTCGCTGGTGCTCGCCTGCAGCACGCGTGCCCGCACGCGCCGGGCGAGGCCGAGCACATTCAGCGCCCCCATCACGCTGGTCTTGAGCGTCTTGATGGGGTTGTACTGGTAGTGGCCGGGCGCCGCGGGACAGGCCAGGTTGTAGATCTGATCCACCTCAAACTGGACGGGATTGGTCACGTCGGCGCGGACCAGCTCGAAATTGGTCTTGCCGATCAGGTGCTCGACGTTGCCCCGGTGACTGGTGAAGAAGTTGTCCAGGCAGATGACCTCGTGGCCCGCCTTGACCAGGCGGTCGCACAGGTGCGAACCGAGAAATCCCGCGCCACCTGTGACCAGAATTCGTTTTCGCATGGAGTAAATGTAGCGAAACCCCTCCAAAACTGCTCGACGGAACGGATCCGGGCGGGGAGGATGCCCTCGTGGAACGGCTCTCCTCCAGCTCAACGCTCGAAGCGGCTCAGTCGAGTCCGCGCGTGGCCCTTGGAGCGATGACCGGCACGAGCCTCGACGCGCTCGACCTGGCGCTGGTGGAGATCAAGGACCGCGGACTCTGCTCGCACGCCTCGCTGCTGCACCACCAGACCTTCGACCTGGGCCCGCTGCGACCGCGGCTGCGCGCCGCCTCGCTGGGCAAGTCGTTTTCAGCGGGCGACTTCCTGCGACTGGCCCTGGACTTTGGAAATTTCCACGCCGCCTGCGCCACGGAGTTGCTCAAGAATTACAACCGCAGCGCCGGAACCACCGTCTCGGTCAAGGTGGCGGGCCTGCATGGGCAGACCATTTTCCACGCGCCGCCACTCTCGTGGCAGATCATCAATCCCTATCCGGTGGCGCGGGCTCTGGGCTGTCCGGTTGCCAGCGACCTGCGCGGCGCCGACCTGGCCGCGGGCGGACAGGGCGCGCCCATCACCCCTCTGGCCGACTGGATCCTGTTCCGTGGGCATCGCCCGCGGACCATCGTCAACCTGGGCGGTTTCTGCAACATCACCTGGCTGCCCTCGAGCGTGGACGACCCCGCCAAGATCAGCGGCTGCGACGTCTGCCCCTGCAATCACATCCTCGACCACGCCGCCAAGCTGGCTCTGGACATTGACTTCGATCCTGAAGGAAGCAACGCCGCCAAGGGCAGCGTCCACCCCGCGGCCGAGAGCGCCCTGACCCAGTCTCTGAAGAAATTGACGGCCCAGAACCGCTCCCTCGGCAGCGGCGACGAGGGCTTCGAATGGGTCAATCAATGGGCTTCTCAGCTGACCTCGTGCGACCTGCTGGCGACCGCGGTGAACGCCCTGGCGCGGGCGATCGCCACGTCGATCACCTCCAGCGCCACGCCGTCGCAGGAGGTGCTGCTGGCCGGAGGCGGGGCGCTCAATGCCACGCTGGCACAAAAAATCGCTGAGTTCGTCAACCAGCCGGTCTACAACACGCAGGTCGCCGCGGCGATCCATGTCTCCGCGCGGGAGTCGGTGGCGATGGCGGTGCTGGCCGCGCTGGCGTGGGACGGTTATCCAACCACGCTCTCCAGCGTCACACATCGCGGCGCATCCAATTGCCGCGACGGACTCTGGTGCCTGCCCAGAGACGAAACACAATCTTAACCAAATCAAAATCGGCACCAAGCCCAAGGAGTTCTAACTTCGAGCCATGGAACAGCATTCAGTCCTGATCGTCGAGGATGAGAAGGAAATCGCGGAGCTGATCGAGCTGCACCTCAAGCGCGCCGGGATCCGGACCGCCATCGCGCGCTCGGGCCGCGCCGCCCTGGAGTCGGTCAAGAAGTCCCCTCCCGACGCCCTCGTGCTCGACCTGATGCTTCCCGATGTGGACGGCCTGGAAGTCTGCCGGCGCCTTCGCCAGACGCACGACCAGCGCACGATGCCGATCATCATGGTGACGGCCAAGGGCGAGGAGAGCGAGATCGTCACGGGCATCGAGCTCGGCGCCGACGACTACATCACCAAGCCCTTCAGCCCCAAGGTGCTGGTGGCCCGCGTGCAGAGCGCGCTGCGACGCACGCGCATGTCCGCCCCGGTCGACACCGACCGCATGTCGCTGCTGGGCGGCGACCTGGTGATCGACTCCGGCCGCCACGTTGTGCTGCTGGGCGGCAAGACGGTGGACCTCACCCTGACCGAGTACGGCATCCTGCAGTTCCTGGCCAAGCGGCCTGGATTCGTCCGGACGCGCGATCAGATCATCGCCGCGGTGCACGGCCGGGACATCGTGCTCTCCAACCGCACCGTGGACGTCCACATCACCGCCCTGCGCCGCAAGATGGGCGCGGTGGGCGACCTGATCGAGACGGTCCGCGGTGTCGGGTATCGTTTCAGCGAGAGCCGCGAAGCTCTCGCTGAATGAAACCCATCGCCTCCTCCGCACTCGGCTGGTTCGCAACGGCGCTGATCGCGATCGGCGCCTGGGCCGCCTTCGCGCCGGAGACCGCCGCGGTGATCGCCATCGCCGCCGTGCTGCTGGCCGGAATCCAGCAGATGCGCCTTGCCGCCGACGTGGAGCGGCTCAACGACGCCCTGCGCCGCGCCCGCACCGGCGCCGCCGCAACCAGCTTTCCGATCTTTCGCCGGCCGCTTCTTTCGCAGCTCTCGCAGCAATGCGCCTCGGTCTCCGAGCAGCACGACCGCGCCCGGCGCGACCTGGAGAGCGAGCGTCTGCAGCGCCAGCTCTTCGAGCAGTCGATGCGCGACGGTCTGGTGGTGCTGGACGCCCAGCAGCGCGTCCTCTCCGCCAACGCCGCGGCGGCGCGCCTGCTGGGCTTCGACGCCGCCACCGCGCCGGGACGCCTCTTCCAGGAACTCGGCCGCATTCCCGAGGTCAACGCCATGCTCGAGGCCAGCTACCGCGACGGCGAGCGGCGGCATGGCCTGATGGAGCCCTCCACGTCGCCGGGCTCGATCGTGGATGCCGCCGTCGAGACGCTGCGCGACGAGTGGCAACAACCGGTCGGCGCGCTGCTGCTGGTGGCGGACGTCACCTCGGAGCAGCGCCTGGAGCGGATGCGCAGCGATTTTGCGGCCAATGTGAGCCACGAGCTGCGCACGCCGATCACCAACATCAAGGGCTACATCGAGACGATCCAGCAGATCGGATTCGCCGACGAGGGGCAGGTGCACCGCTTCCTGGAGATCGTCGAGCGCAACGCCTCGCGGCTGGCGGCGCTGGTGGAGGATCTGCTCTCCATCTCGTTCCTGGAGTCCCCCAACACCCGGGAGCGCATCACCATGGCGAGCACCCCGGTGAACCAGCTCATCGACTGGGTCGACGCCGAGCTCGGCCTGGCCGCCGAGGCCCGCGGCGTCACGCTCAAGCGCGACCTCCAACCCGGCCTGCGCCTGCACGCCAACGCGCTGCTGATCGAACAGGCGATCGGCAACCTGGTCAGCAACGCCATCCGCTACGCGCCGCGCGGATCGGCAATCGAGATCACCGCCCGCGCGAGCGACGAGGAGGGCGGAGGCATGGCGCGGATCACCGTTGTGGACCAGGGCCCGGGCATTCACGAGAAGCACCTGCCGAGATTGTTCGAGCGCTTCTACCGCGTGGACACGGCGCGGAGCCGCGACGAGGGAGGCACCGGCCTGGGACTGGCGATCGTGAAGCACATCGCCATGGTGCATGGCGGCGAAGTCTCCGTGGAAAGCGCGATCGGCCGCGGCAGCCGCTTCTGCCTCGCCATTCCAGTCGCGAAAACGTGAGTCCCCATGAAATCAGACAAATTGCCCAATTCCAACGACCTTCTTAACCAAACCTGAACGAAGTCCGGCGACTCTACTCCCGCGTCGAAGATCCAACACCCCACCTGCCCCAAGGATTACCCATGAGACTCCCAGCTTCGCTCGCCCTCTCCTTCCTGGCCCTTCCCCTGGCGCTGGCCGCCGCGCTGCAAACCGCGGATGCGGACCTCTCCAAGCTGACCGGCTCGATCAAGGTGGACGGCTCCTCGACCGTTTATCCGATCACCGAGGCGGTGGCCGAGGATTTCCAGGCAAGGGCCCCTAAGTCGCGGCCCACCGTGGGCATCAGCGGCACCGGCGGCGGCTTCAAGCGATTCTGCGCGGGCGAGACCGACATCTCCAATGCGAGCCGGCCGATCACCCAATCGGAAGTGGAGATGGCCAAGAACAACAAGATCGACTTCATCGAGATCCCGGTCGCCTTCGACGGCCTTTCGATCGTGGTCAATCCCGCCAACACCTGGGTCACGGAGCTCAAGGTCGACCAGATCAAGAAGATCTTCACTGCCGACAATCCCGCCAAGAAATGGTCCGACCTGAATCCCGCCTGGCCCGCCGAGACGATCAAGGTGTTCAGTCCCGGCACCGACAGCGGAACCTTCGACTATTTCAAGGAGGCGACGGTCGGCAAGGAGGGCAAGATCCGCTCCGATCTCTCGGTGAGCGAGGATGACAACGTGCTGGTGACCGGCGTCGCCGGCGACAAGAACGCGATCGGCTACTTCGGCTTCGCCTACTACAGCGAGAACCAGAGCAAGCTCAAGCTGGTGCCCGTCGACGGCGGCAAGGGAGCGGTCACGCCCAATGCCAAGACCATCGAGGATGGAACCTACACCCCGTTCAGCCGCCCGCTCTTCATCTATGTCAACGCAAAATCCGCCCAGCGGCCGGAGATCGCGGCCTTCGTCGACTTCTATGTCGCCAACACCGCCAAGCTTTCCAAGCAGGTCGGCTACACGCCGCTGCCAACGGCCATCACCGACCGCGCCGCGGCGAACTGGAAGGCGCGCAAGCCGGGAACCCAGTACCTCGACGCGGGCGGCAACAAGGTGCAGGGACCGATCTTGAGCGTCTACAAATAATCCGCCGATCTTGATGAACGCACTCTCCGCCCAAGCCGCCTCCTCCGCGGCCGCCCTCGCGCGGCGCGGCACGCCGCGCTCCACGCTGGTGCGCAACCTCTGGGAGAGGGCGATTCGCGGAGTGCTGGGGGTGACCGCGATCATCAGCGTTGCGATCACGGTGGGCATCATCGCCATCCTGCTGCGCGAGACCGTCGCCTTCATCCAGCTGCCCGAGATCGAGCTGACGGATTTCCTCTTCGGGACGACCTGGAGTCCGCTGCTGGGCGCCGAGAAGCATTTCGGCATCTGGCCGCTGATCTGCGGCACCTTCCTGGTCGCCGCGGTCGCCGCCGTCACCGCCATTCCGCTGGGCTTGATCACCGCGATCTACATGAGCGAGTACGCCACGCCGCGAAGTCGCGCCATCCTGAAGCCCGTCATCGAGATCCTGGCCGGCGTGCCCACCGTGGTCTACGGCTTTTTCGCGCTGCTGGTGATCACGCCGGCGCTGCAGAGCGCCTGCAATTTTCTTTTTGGCACGCAGGTCTTCTCCGGCTACAACGCCGGCGCTGCGGGCATCGCGGTGGGCATCATGATCCTGCCCATCGTGGCCTCGATGAGTGAGGACGCCATGCAGTCGGTGCCGCGTTCGCTGCGCGAGGGGGCCTATGCCCTGGGCAGCACCAAGTTCGACGTGAGCATGAAGGTGGTGACGCCGGCGGCGCTGAGCGGCATCATGGCCAGCTGCTTCCTGGCGATCACGCGTGCCATCGGCGAGACCATGGTGGTGGCGCTGGCCGCGGGCGGGCTGGCCCACATGACGCTCAACCCCGCGGACCAGGTGCAGACCATGACGGCATACATGGTGCAGATCTTTTTGGGCGACGCTCCGGCCTTCGGCGTGGAAAACCTCTCCAGCTACGCAGTGGCGATGGTGCTGTTTACGCTCACGCTCGTGCTGTCCATCGCGGGCAACCTGCTGCTGAAGCGCTTCCGCGAGGCCTACGAATGAACGCCGCGGCACCGCACACTTCGCTCCGCGCCCGGCGCGTCTTCAAGAATCGCGCGTTTCTGGCGCTCTGCCTGGCCAGCACCACGCTGGCCATTGTGATCCTGGCCATCCTGATCCTCTCGATCGTGATGCAGGGGTCGCACTTTCTTTTCAACAGCGAGGCCGCGGGCGCCGTCTTCGGCCACGGCGACCTCACGCAACTCACCCGCATCGTGCGCTGGGAATTTCTCACCAACTTCGCCAGCCGCCGGCCGGAGAACGCCGGCATCTATGCGGCGATCATCGGCACGGTGTGGGTCTGCGGCATCTGCGCGGCGCTCACCCTGCCGCTGGGCATCGGCACGGCGATCTATCTGGAGGAGTTCGCACCCAAGAACCGCTGGACCGCGCTGATCGACTTCAACATCCGCAACCTCGCGGGCGTGCCGAGCATCGTCTACGGCATTCTGGGTCTGACCGCCTTCACGCGCATGTTCGGCCTCTTCGGCAGCGACCGCAACGCCGCATGGAGCTTCGGCCCAGCCGACGCGTGGTGGCATTTCCAATTGCCCTTCGGCCAGGGGCTGCTCGCGGGCGGATTGACGCTGATGCTGGTGGTGCTGCCGATCGTGATCATCTCCAGCCGCGAGGCGCTGCGCGCCGTGCCCTCGAGCCTGCGGCAGGCGAGCCTGGCCATCGGCGCCACGCCCTGGCAGACGGTTTCGCGCATCACCTTGCCCGCGGCATTGCCCAGCATTCTGACCGGCGCCATCCTGGCCATGAGCCGCGCCGTCGGCGAGGCCGCCCCGCTGCTGGTGCTGGGCATCCCGGTGTTCATCGCCAGCACACCGGATAACCTCACCGATAGTTTCACCGTGCTTCCCTTTCAAATCTTCAACTGGGCGGGTCGGCCGCAGGAGGCCTTCCACCAGCTCGCCGCTTCCGCGATCGTGATCCTGCTCCTCGTGCTGATCTGCTTCAATGGCATCGCGGTCTATCTTCGACAGAAGCTCCGCAAGCCGCTCGCCTGAACATGCCGCTGCAAGACTTCAAACCCATGCCCGACCGAACCGCACCCATTCTTGCCAAACCCGCCGCGATCTCCGCGCCCGGAACGCCCGGCGCCGAGCAGGTCACGGTGCGGGCAAAGGATTTCAACGCTTGGTACGGCACATTCCAAGCGCTGCACAAGATCACGCTGGACATTCCCTCGCAGCGGGTGACTTCGTTGATCGGTCCCTCCGGCTGCGGCAAGAGCACTTTCCTGCGCTGGATCAACCGCATGAACGACCTGGTGCCCAGCGCTCGCGCCGAAGGCGTGCTGCTGCTGGATCACGACGACGTGTTGGACACGGCCTTCGATGTGGTCGAGCTGCGCCGCCGCGTGGGCATGGTCTTCCAGAAGCCCAATCCATTTCCCAAGAGCATCTACGAGAACATCGCCTTCGGGCCGCGCTTGCACAAGCGCTTCCACCGCAGCGAGCTGGACGCGCTGGTCGAGGCCAGCCTTCGCGCCGCGGCGATCTGGGACGAGGTCAAGGATCGCCTGCATCAAAGCGCGTTGGGACTCTCGGGCGGCCAGCAGCAGCGGCTCTGCATCGCCCGCGCCATCGCGGTCGGTCCCGAAGTGCTTTTGATGGACGAGCCCTGCTCGGCGCTGGATCCGCGCAGCACCGCCAGCGTGGAGGCCCTGATCCGCGAGCTGCGCCAGACCTTCACCATCGTGGTGGTGACGCACAACATGCAGCAGGCCGCCCGCGTGAGCGACCTCACCGCCTTCTTCTTCGAGGGCAAGCTGGTCGAGGCGGGCCCGACCGACGGCATCTTCACCAATCCCAGGAACAAGCAGACGGAGGATTACGTGACCGGCCGCTTTGGCTGAGCCGGCGCACTCCACGATTCAGAGGAACCCACAATGGCAGTCGATCTTCGAAATGAAATGGTGGATTTGCGGCGCAACCTGCTGGCCATGGGGGCCATGGTGGAGCAGCGCGTCACGCGCGTGATCGAGGTGATGATCGACGGCGACTTGCAGCTGGCCGAGGTGGTCCGCGCCGGCGACGCCGAGGTGGACCAGATGGAGCTGGAACTGGAGGCGACCTGCATGCGGCTGCTGGCCCTGGCCCAGCCGGTCGCGGGTGATTTGCGGCTGATTCTCGCGGTCATCCGCATCAGCAACGAGCTGGAGCGCATCGCGGATCTCGCCCGCGGCATCGCCAAGAAACTCATCAAGCTCGGGGCCACCGACGGACCCGCACTGCCGCCGGCCATGATCGACCTGGCCTTCGCCAGCCGCACGATGCTCAGCGATGTGCTGGCCGCCATGGCCAACGAGGACGCCTCGCTCTGCCGGCAGGTGCGCCGCGCCGACCAGCGCGTGGACGACTTGCACAAGGAAGTGCTGCTCTGGGCAAGGCAGGAAATTCCTCGCGATGTCGCCACCTCGGGACAGACCATCGAGATGCTCACCATCGCTCAGCGCTTCGAGCGCATCGCCGACATGACCACCAACATCGCCGAGGATGTGATCTTCCTGGTCGAGGGGCGGATCGTGCGGCACACGCCGGATGAATAGGCTGAGTGTCCGTTGTTATTTCGGACTTTCTGAAATCACTTTTTTCGCCAAATCTCAGATTTTCCCCCTGTGAAGCATGGATCTGGGTCCATAATGGGGTGATGACCCTTGCCCCGCAATTTGTGCTTGCCTCGATCGCATCGTTGCTGCTTGCCGCGGACAACGCGCCGCGGCAATTCGGGCACGCGCGGACATCGGCGTCGGACATTGCGACTTCCAAAATTGGCGATGCCTCGCCGGTGTGGGTCTTCTTCCGCGAGGCGCGAACCGCGCCCTGCGACGCCTGCGACACTGCGATCACCGACCTGGCCATCGAGCGCCGTGCCCACCGACGGACGCTGCCGGGACTGGTCGATGTCCGCGATGTGCCGGTGCCAACGGAATTCACCGACGCGGTCGCCGCCACCGGCGCCACCATCCGCGTCACCAGCCGCTGGCTCAACGCCGTCAGCGCCATGGCCACGCCCGCCCAGGTCGCGGCGCTCAAGCAACTTCCCGGCGTACTCCGCGTCGAGGGCGTCCGCCGTGGTCGCTCAATCGGACAGGATGAATGCGATTCGCTCACGGCGGCGCCGGAATTCCAGAGGTTCGGCAGCGACTTCTATGGCAACGCCGCCACGCAGACGGACCAGATCGACCTGCGGAATCTGCACAACGCCGGCTACCGCGGCGCGGGCATCGTGATCGGCGTGCTGGACTGCGGATTCAACCGCGTCCACGAGGCTTTCCACAGCGCCGAGCATCCGCTGCAGGTGATTGCCGAATGGGATTTCGTGAAGAACGACGGCAACACCGGCATCGAAGCCGGCGACTACTCCGAGCAGCACAAGCACGGCACCTGGATCCTGGGAACGATGGCGGCCTACATGCCCAATCA contains:
- the pstB gene encoding phosphate ABC transporter ATP-binding protein PstB, whose translation is MPDRTAPILAKPAAISAPGTPGAEQVTVRAKDFNAWYGTFQALHKITLDIPSQRVTSLIGPSGCGKSTFLRWINRMNDLVPSARAEGVLLLDHDDVLDTAFDVVELRRRVGMVFQKPNPFPKSIYENIAFGPRLHKRFHRSELDALVEASLRAAAIWDEVKDRLHQSALGLSGGQQQRLCIARAIAVGPEVLLMDEPCSALDPRSTASVEALIRELRQTFTIVVVTHNMQQAARVSDLTAFFFEGKLVEAGPTDGIFTNPRNKQTEDYVTGRFG
- the phoU gene encoding phosphate signaling complex protein PhoU, with amino-acid sequence MAVDLRNEMVDLRRNLLAMGAMVEQRVTRVIEVMIDGDLQLAEVVRAGDAEVDQMELELEATCMRLLALAQPVAGDLRLILAVIRISNELERIADLARGIAKKLIKLGATDGPALPPAMIDLAFASRTMLSDVLAAMANEDASLCRQVRRADQRVDDLHKEVLLWARQEIPRDVATSGQTIEMLTIAQRFERIADMTTNIAEDVIFLVEGRIVRHTPDE